In a genomic window of Sporosarcina trichiuri:
- the rimP gene encoding ribosome maturation factor RimP, translating into MSKVTEQVEELVLPIVEELKLELVDIEFLKEGRDWFLRVYIDTPEADIDIDQCAQVSERLSEELDRTDPIPQNYFLEVSSPGAERPLKKEEDFEKAVGRYVYVKTYEPVEGMKEFEGHLIVNEPDALEIQVRIKTRTLTVRIAKDKIAVARYAIDFSA; encoded by the coding sequence ATGAGTAAAGTAACCGAACAAGTGGAGGAGCTTGTACTCCCCATCGTCGAGGAACTCAAGCTGGAACTGGTTGACATCGAATTCCTGAAGGAAGGCCGGGACTGGTTCCTTCGTGTCTACATCGATACGCCGGAAGCGGATATTGATATCGATCAGTGTGCACAGGTGAGCGAGCGGCTCAGTGAAGAACTGGACCGCACCGATCCGATTCCGCAAAACTACTTTTTGGAAGTATCATCTCCTGGAGCGGAACGTCCGCTCAAAAAAGAAGAAGACTTTGAAAAAGCGGTCGGCCGTTACGTATATGTGAAGACGTACGAGCCGGTGGAGGGCATGAAAGAATTCGAAGGGCACCTTATAGTCAACGAGCCGGATGCGCTTGAAATCCAAGTGCGCATCAAGACAAGGACGCTGACTGTCAGGATCGCAAAAGACAAGATTGCTGTCGCCCGGTATGCAATCGACTTTTCGGCATAA